Part of the Leptolyngbya sp. KIOST-1 genome, AAAAGCTCAACCTCGACGCGCTGATCGCGATCGGTGGCGACGGCAGCCTCGACATCATCTACGACCTGGCCCAGCGCGGCGGCTGGAACCTGATCGGCATTCCCAAAACCATCGACAACGATGTGCCCTTCACCGAAAAGTCCATCGGCTTTAACACCGCCGTGCAGACCGTCAACAGCGCCCTCTACGACCTGACATTCACCGCCGCCAGCCACGATCGCGTCATGGTGGTCGAAGTCATGGGCCGCGATGCCGGCCACCTGGCCCTCCACGGCGGCATTGCGGGTGGGGCCGATGTCATTCTTATTCCCGAACTGGTGCCCGACCTCAACCCCCTGGTGGTGACGCAAATTTGCCAACACATCGCTGAGCTGCGTCAGCGGGGCCGCAAGTTTGCCCTGGTAGTGGTGGCCGAAGGCGTCCACGGCGAAGGCGGTCAACCCATGCACCTGATCGGCGAATCCCTGGCCACCGCCATCTCCGATCGCAGCCGCACCCTCTGCCAAACCGGCGACAGCGCCTACTGCGATATGGACCAGGTGGAAACCCGCGCCATGGTGCTGGGCCACATCCAGCGCAGCGGCATTCCCACCGCCAGCGATCGCCTGCTGGCCTCCGCCTTTGGCCGCAAAGCCGTAGACCTGATCGCTGAGGGGCGCTACAACCGCATGGTGGTATGGGAGGCGGGGCGGGTGCGCTCCAAAGACCTACACCACGTGATTGCCACCGTGCGCGACTGCCACCAGCGCGGCGTCTGCCCCAGCCCGGTGGAAACCGACAGCACCATGGTCAAAGTGGCCCGGTCCCTTGGCATATACGTGGGCGATCCAGACACGCTGCCCGATCCCAAGGCCGTCATGGCGGAGCTGCCGGAGCTGCAAGGGGTCTCTGCCTTAGCCTGATTGCCCCCCTTCGCTGGCTGGCCCGCTGCTCAGTACACCGTGATCGGAAACTGCGCCACATCAAACTCAAAGCAGTGTCGCCCCTGGGGGTGCTGCCATCGGGCTGCCTCGGGGTTGCGGGTCCGATCGCTGAGGCGGTGGGTGCTGCTGTCGGTGGCGAAGGTGGCGCACAGCTCAAAAGTGCGATCGCCGATCCGCGCGTACTCGTAGGGCTGGCGGGTCAGCGGGTCGCTGGGGGCATCGATCGCGCTCAGGGTATCGGGCAGCTCAAAGTCGTCTGCCGCCGTGTAGCGCTCGTGGAGCCGCTGGGCAATCGTGGCCACATCGCGCACCCGCTGGCGATCGGCGGCAATGTCGCGCTGCCGCCCCGGCGTGCCCAGCACCCAAAAGCCTGCTGCGATCGCCGCCGCCACCGCCACCGTTGCCGCTCCGGCAAAGGCTTGATCAAACGCCCGACTCTCTGAAACACTAGCCATACTGTCTCTCTGGCCTCAAGTCACCCATCCACCGTCACCCTCAACCCCTTCGACCCCGGCTTGCGGCGAATCCAGTCGAAGTAGTACCACAGCACCCCGCCATCCAGCACCAGCACCACCAGCACCTTGAGCAAAAAGCGCGGCGTCAGTTCGCCCCGCAGAAACGAGGTCAAAAACGCAATTACCCCGCCAATGGCGATCAGCGCTGCCACCAGCAGCGTCAGGTAGGTCAGCCACTTGCGCACCCCCGAAAAGTGCTTCTCGCGGTAGGTCGCCAGGTCCCGGTTGATCTGTCGCATCAGGCCCAGGTACACCGGGTAGGCCACGATCAGCCGCGCCAGGGCAAAGGCCATCTGCCAGGAGGGGTCGCCGTAGTAGGTGTTTAAACTGTCGGGGATCAGGTGGTTGATGAAGATAAATCCCATCTCCCCCAGGGCCTGAATCCAGATGCCCAGGGTGACAAAGGCCAGCAGGTAGAAAAACGCATCCCGCGCCAGTTCTCCCGAGGTCCCGCGCGGGGTGGGTATGGGACGGCCCAAAAGCCCCTCGTAGACCTCAAAAAAGGCGCGCTCGACCTCGCGCGAGGGCCAGCCGTAGTCGCGCAGCAGCTTGCCAATAAACTCGTCGGAGGCACCGCGATCGCGCGCCAGCAGAATAAACTCCACCAGCTCACTGCGCGACTCAGGCAGGGGAGGCATGTCTGTGCTCATGGCACTACAGTACTTCACCGGGAATGCACTGAATATAACCCAGCCATCCACCGGTTTAACCGGACGATGACACCAAATCTGGCCATGGGTTCGCTGGGTTGAAACAGGTTCCCTGGAGCCTGTCATCTATTGTGGCCAAAAGCTCGGTATATGAAGCTTTGCCGCGCCCGACCCAGGCGCACTTATGCCATCAGGGGCTGAGGCCTGTTCCAATCACCTGGTCAGGATTAGTTCTCGCGGAGGGTGAGATTGTAGTTCGTGGCGGTCGGGCTGCTATTGCCAATGAAGAAGGAGTAGGTGCCACGGTTGAGCAGCCCCGGCGCATTGATGGAACCACCGCCGCCGGTGTGGCATTCGCTGAAGCCATTGTCTCCCTGAATCATCAGCGTCAGGCCGCTGGTGCCGCTGACGGCGATGTCAATGGCGGCGAAATCCTGGCTGACTCTCAAAATTTGAACGGGGCCTTCGCCCAGCACCCCACAGCCTGAGGCGCGGCTGGGATTGACAGAGCCACTGGTCTGGACTGGCTGGCTGAGGGGAGTTTGGGCTACAGGCTGAGCGGAGGCCACGCCAGTGCCTAGGGCCAGGGTAAAGGCGGCGGCAGACAGAATCGAGGATTTAATTAGAGATCTCATCGCGTGTCCTCCTCGCTAAGGAGTATGTTCTATAACCCCATAGTATCTAGTGATACAGGAGGGTATGCCAGTAAATGTGCCAGATTTCAAGCTGCCTGGACGTTACTGCCCCAGGAGTAACGATTGGGACAACGTTTGGGGGCAAAAGCGCTCAGATTTGGGCGCCTTCGCTATCATGAATGGCGTTTATGCTGGAAAACCAGGGCCCGCCGCGTATGGGCCAGAGGTTTTTTAGAGTCTGGATTGTTTTGGGTTTTCCATGGCGCAGACCTCTCATTCGCAACCGATTTCAGCCCAGGCCTCCGCTGAGCGCGTGCCGAGGCGGCTGGCGGCATCCCACAGTTTGGCCTGGCGGCGGCTGGCGGCCTGGGGGCTGGAGCTTGGCCTGGTGGCAGGCAGCGTAGCCCTGCCGTGGAGCCTTGGGGAAGTGGTGCGATCGCGCCCCGCCCTCGAAACCGTACCGCTCAATCCTGGGCTGGTGGCGGTGCAGAATGCGATCGCGCGACCGCTGGGGCTGCCTCGCCAGCGGCTGGTGACGGAGGTGCCGCCGGTAACCAACCTGCTGTGGTTTGGGGCCCTGGTGCTGCCGGTAGCGGTAGCTGGCACCCAGATTCACGGCCTGATTACGCGCGGTAAAACCTGGCCCAAGGGGTGGCTTGGCCTCCGGGTGGTCGCGATCGATCGCTCCGAGCTGGGTATGGGGCCTATCCTCGGGCGCGAAGCGGGGCGCTGGGGCGTGCCAGCCTTAGGGGCCTACGGGCTCTGGCTGGCCAGCGGCGCGTTTCCCAGCTTGCCCTGGCTGGGCGGAGCCGCCCTGATCTGCGGGATTGGAGCCGCCGCCCTGGGGCAGAGCCGCTCCTGGCAGCGGGCCTGGTACGACCGCCTGGCCGGTACCGAGGTGGTCAGCCTGCGGGGCGGGTTGATGCCGGCCCGCTACAGTCCTGAGCAGGATACCGATGAGGCCGACGACGGCGACGACTTTAGCGTATTGACCCTGCCCAACCGACCGCTGCTGGGGTTGACCACCGAGGAGCACGGCGGCCTGACCGCCATTGTGCTCTCCCCGGCGGAATCGGCCCAGGTGCTGGGGCCAAGGGGCTGGCGGCAGCACCTGCCCGTGGTGGGCGGGGTGCTGGCGGGAACGGTGGTGTTGGCTGGCCTGGGGGCGTTCTGGCTTGATCGGCGGCTACCCCCAATCAGCGGCGATCGCGACGCCCTGTTTCTGGCGCTGGTCGAAAATTTGAGCCAAAACGCCACCTCCTTTAGCGATCGCCAGGCGGCTGCCCTGGCCCTGGCCAGTACCGAAGACCCTCGCGCTGTCCCCCTGCTGGTGGACATGCTGGCCCAGACCCAGGACCCCAGCCTGCTGGACACCCTGCAGCAAGCCCTGGTGACCCTGGGCCCCCAGGCCATTCCCCATCTCCAGCGGCTAAATTTGGCCCTGGCTAACGACCTGCTGGCTCTGCCCCAAGACCAGCAACTCGGTCCCCAGCTGAGGCAGCGGACGGTGAAACGCACCCTGGCCAAAATTTTGGTGCTGCACAGCGGCAACCTCAACCAGGTGGACCTGAGCGGCACCAACCTGGGCTACGTGATCGAAAGCCCTGACGCCTTTACCCTGGTACTCGAACAGCAGCACCTGGCGGGGGTGGTGTGGCGCAACGCGGTGCTATCGGGGGCACGCTTCCGCAAGGCCAAGTTCTTTGCCCCCGGTGCCGACGGTCGCCGGGATACCTTTGATGACTGGATCACTGACTTTAGCGGTTCAGACCTGACCGAGGCCAGCCTGGTGGCGGCTCAGCTGCGCCACACCGTCTTCCGCAACACCAGTCTTTTGCGGGCCAACCTCAGTAATTCCATCGCGCCCTATGCCGATTTTTCCCAGGCCAACGCCAGCAGCGCCTGGTTTATTGCCGCCGACGTCAGCCACGGGGTTTTTGACCGCACCAGTCTGGTCGGTGCCGATCTGACCGATGCCAACCTGACCCAGGCCAGCCTGGTGGAAGCCCGCCTGCGCCAGGCTACCCTGATGGCCACGCAGCTTGCCCAGGCTGATCTGACCCGGGCTGAGCTGAGCGAGGCCAACCTGAGCGAGGCCAACCTGGCTGGGGCAACCCTGAAGCAGGCCAACTTGTCCTCTAGCTGGTTGCGAGAGGCCGACCTGAGCGGGGCCAACCTGGAGAATGCCAACCTGAGCGGGGCAAATTTGGCTGGGGTGGTGCTGAGCGGGGCAAACCTGAGCGGGGTGAATTTGGCTGGAGCCCAGTTTTCTCCCTCCCAGCTATCGCCCGTCGAGGGCTTTGTGATGACCCTGGCCGAACCGGACACAGGCAGCGCGCTGGTCGGTGTAGACTTTTCTAAAGCCCTCAACCTGCAAGTCGATCAGCTGGAATATATCTGTCTTCAGGGCGGCATTCACCCGGCCTGCCCTCGATAGAGTTCGCTGTCCTTTGAGCTGAGCTGGCCTATTTCAGCTAGCAAAATCGGGCCACTTTGGCCAAGGATGTCAGGCTTCCGGTAGCGGGAACGGTGAGCTGACCTGGGCCGCAGGGCGGTAGGGTCGGTGAGACCGCAGGGCAAAAACCGTTGGGTTGGGACCACTTCAGCTTGTTTTGGGGAGTTGACGCATGCAGCGCACCCGGTTAAGTACGCTGATAGACGACCTGGGAGACCAGCTGAGTCTGTGGCTGATCAACCCCTGGCGGCGGGTGTCGCTGGTGCTGATTAGCCTGCTGCTGGGCTACTTCTTTGCGGTCTCTATAGCGGCGATCGCGGGTCAGGCCGCCGTGCAGGATACAGTTGTATCCGTATTTTTGGTCCTGGGGGCAGAGTTCGCCAGCTGGCTGGTGTACAGCCGTCGCTGGCGCGATCCAGATCTGCTCAGAAAGGTGCCCAAACCCCTGTGGCTCGACTGCGTCAACAGCTTCAAGATTGGGGCCATGTACGCCTTGTGTGTGGAAGCCTTCAAGCTGGGTAGCTAGTGGATTGACTAAACGGGATGGGTCAGGCTGTGGTTCAGGTGGCTCGACAACTGGCTGATGTGGCCCCAGTCCTCGGCGGCGACGGCAGAGCGGGGAAACAGCTCGCTGGACAGCCCCACGGCGATCGCCCCCGCCTGGATCAGACTGGCGGCACTGTCCACCGACACGCCCCCCGTCGGCACCAGGGGAATGTGCCCCAGAGGGCCGCGCAGGCTGCGAATGTAGCTGGCCCCGCCGACGGCGCTGATGGGAAATACTTTGACCGCCGCCGCCCCCGCCCGCCACGCCGCCACAATTTCGTTGGGGGTAAGCGCACCGGGCACCAGGGGAATGTGCAGGTCCTGGGCCAGGTGAATCAACTCCGGGTCAGTGTGGGGACAAAAACAAAACTGTGCCCCGGCAGCGGCGGCATCCCTCAGATCGCCGGGGCACAGGGCCGTACCGATGCCCACCGTGCAGTGGGGCAGGTAGTGCCTGAGCTTGTGAACCAAATCTTCAGGACTGGCGCTGTTCCAGGTGATTTCGATCAGTCGCAGACCGCCAGCGGCAGCCGCCTGGGCCTGCTGCAGGCCCACATTGACATCGGCGGCGCGGATGACGGCGATCGCCCGGTGCTGCCGCAGCAGGGCCAAAAAAGAGTCTCTGTCCATGGGCCCATGCTAGTCGGGCAGGCCGGGAGATGGGGCGATCGGGGCAACTTTTGTAAGATTTTGGGCCAATGTTTGCCTCCGCTCTGCCGTTGATGGCGGGCGTTGCTGAATTGAAACATGAATTTGAGCAGTGGCGAACAGCCGTTTGCCCCTAGCAGAGGGGTTGGGGGATTGATTCATCCTGGGGTTAGCAACGCCTGATGGCGTTTGGCGATCGCAGGTTAGGCAAAGCAGGCCATCGGCACTAGCGATAGAGAGAGTCCCGTTGTGACGATCTCCTGGCTGGGCTAGGGCGATACAAATCTTTAAGCAATGCCTAAGGAAATATGACAAAGCTCTCCCAGGTCGTCTTTAGTCTTGAACAATTAAATTATTGGCCGATAAACCATTCTGTTGGCTAACAACCATTGGCCAATAACCCTGGGGGAAAACCTCGAAAATGGTCCCCCGCTGGCCTTGATCCCTAACCCAGAACAACTGGTTTCTGGGCAATTTTGTGCGTGGATAATTTTGTGTGCTTAAGTTCGCTGAATTAAACCCCTGATTACAGCCCTTCAAATTCCTCAGAGAGATACGTAAGCAATGATTAACCTAACGCCGCAGGATGTCCGGCTGAAGGCCACGGCCCAGGGCAAAGACGCGGCCATTCGCCAGGTGGGCGAGCTGCTGGTGGCCAACGGGCGCATTCAACCGGGCTATGTGGAGAGTATGCTGGCCCGCGAGACCCAGGCCAACACCTACCTGGGCAACGGCATTGCCATTCCCCACGGCCAACCCGCCCAGCGCGACCTGATCGTGACCACGGGCATTGCAGTGCTGCAAGTGCCGGCGGGGGTGGAGTGGAACCCCGGCGAGATGGTGCATCTGGTGGTGGGCATTGCCGCCAAGTCCGACGAGCACCTGCAAATTCTCACCAACCTCACCCACGTGCTGGACGATCCGGCGGCGGTGCGGGCGCTGGTGGAGACCAAGGATGCCCAGGTGATCTGCGATCGCCTCACCGGCCAGTCTACCGCCACCAAAACCCTCGACACCGAGGGTTTTGACCAGTTTGTCGATGTCACCATCGATGCGCCCACGGGGCTGCACGCCCGCCCGGCCACCGTGTTTGCCGACCTGGCCAAGTCCTTTAGCGCCGAGGTGCGGGTGCGCTACGGCGACCAGGTGGCCAACGGCAAAAGCCTGATGTCGCTGCTCAAGCTCGGCGTTGAGAAAGACGGCGTCGTGCGGGTGCTGGCCAGGGGCAGCGATGCCAGCGAGGCCCTGACGGCGCTCCAGCAGGCGGTGGAGGACGGGCTGGAGGAGGAGGACGAGTCGGCGGCTAGTCCCGCGCTGGAACTCCCGGTGCTGGAGTTGGAAAGTCCCGCTGTGGCTGGGGTGGCGGCCTCGCCGGGGCTAGCGATCGCCCCCCTGCACCGCTTCCGGCACACCCGGCTGGAGTTTGCCGAAACCGCTGAGGATGCCGCCGCCGAGCAGGATCGGCTGCGGGATGCGATCGCCCTGGCCGACATGGATCTCACCGAGCTTTACACCACCATCAAAGAACGCTCCGGCAAAGCCAAAGCCGCGATCTTCCAGGCCCACCGAGAATTTCTGGCCGACCCGGAACTGCAACAGGACGCCCTGGATCGCATTCCCCCCCACCACAGCGCCCCCTGGGCCTGGCAGCAGGTGATTGAAGCCCGAGCCAAAGAACTGGAGTCGCTGGCCGACCCCGTTCTCTCGGGCCGGGCGGCGGACGTGCGGGACGTGGGCCAGCGGGTGCTGGCGCGGCTGGTGGGCGGCGGCGATGCGGAGGCGGGCCTGCCCGATCATCCAGTCATCTTGATTGCCGACGACCTGGCCCCCTCGGATACGGCGGGGCTGAATCCTGAGAAGATCCACGGTTTCTGCACGGCGGCGGGCGGCGCTACCAGCCACACGGCGATCATTGCGCGATCGCTCAACATCCCCGCCGTAGCCGGAACGGGCGTCGAAATTCTGGATCTACCCGAGGGGGCTACGGCCATCCTCGACGGCGACGGCGGCCAGCTCTACCCCCACCCCACCGAGGCGGATTTAGCCAAGGCACGGCAGGCTCAGGTAGAACGCGCCCAGCTCCGCGACGTGGAGCAGCAGACCCGCTTCCAGCCCGCCATCACCACCGACGGCCACCGCATTGAAGTGGTGGCCAACATCGGTGGGCCAGCGGAGGCCGCCCCCGCTATCAATGCCGGGGCCGAGGGGGTGGGGCTACTGCGAACGGAATTTCTCTTTCTCAACCGCAGCGCCCCCCCCAGCGAAGAGGAGCAGTACGAGGCCCTGCGCCAGATGACTGACGCGCTCAACGGCCTGCCCCTGATCGTCCGCACCCTGGACATCGGCGGCGACAAGCATGTGCCCTACCTGAACCAGCCCGCCGAGGACAACCCATTCCTGGGCATTCGCGGCCTGCGCCTGTGCCTGGAGCGGACGGATTTGTTTGAGACCCAGCTCCGGGCCATTCTGCGGGCGGCCTGGGGTAGCTACATCCGGGTTATGTTCCCCATGGTGGCCACCCTGGAGGACATTCGCGCCGCCAAGACGGTGCTGGAGTCGGTGCGGGCGGCGACGGATGGCCCCCCGGTGGAAGTCGGCATGATGGTAGAGGTGCCCAGCGCCGTGCTGATGGCGGCGGAGTTTGCCCAGGAGGTGGATTTTTTCTCGGTGGGCACTAACGACCTCACCCAGTACCTGCTGGCGATGGATCGGGGCCACCCCACCCTGGCCAAGCAGGCCGATGCCCTGCACCCGGCTGTCCTGCGGGCGATCGCCCAGACCGTCCAGGGCGCGGAGCGCTCCGGCAAATGGGTGGGCGTCTGCGGCGGCCTGGCGGGCGACCCCCAGGGGGCGGCCATTCTCGCCGGGCTAGGGGTGAAGGAACTCAGCATGGATATCCCCAGCATTCCCAAGGTGAAGGCGCGGCTGCGGGGAGCCTCGATGAAGCAGATGCGGCGGTTGGCCCAACGCGCTCTAACCTGCCGCACCGCCGAGGAGGTGCGCGCCCTATGACCAATCCCCTCAGAACGCATCGGATTGCTACGGTGACGCTGAACCCGGCGATCGACCAGACGGTCTCGATTCCCAACTTTGCGGCCAATGCGGTCAACCGGGTGGCCTGGAAGCAGGACAACGCGGGGGGCAAGGGGGTGAATGTGGCCTCCTTCTTGGCCGAGGCGGGCCATCGGGTCAGCGTCAGCGGCTTTTTGGGCCGCGAGAATGATGCCCCCTTCAAAACCCTGTTTCACCAGAAGCATATTGGGGATCACTTCGTTTACTTACCCGGTGAAACCCGCATCAACATCAAGATTGTGGACGACGCCCAGGGCCAGGTCACCGACATCAACTACCCCGGCCAGGCCCCCACCCACCAGGACGTAGACGGTCTACGAAGCGTGATCCACGCCCTGGTGGGCCACTGCGACTGGTTTGTGTTTTCCGGCAGCGTGCCCGCCAATGTCTCCACCGAAATCTACGACGAGCTGATCGGCCCCCTCAAGGCCCAGGGCAAAACCGTGGTGCTCGACACCAGCGGCGACGCCCTGCGCTTTGGCCTGCCCGCCAAGCCCGACCTGATCAAGCCTAATCAGGCCGAACTGGAGGAGGTGCTGAACACCCGCCTGGAGAGCCACGGCGCGATCGTCGCCGCTGCCCGCGAGCTGATTGGCTCCGGCATCCGCTACGTGGTGGTGTCCATGGGGGCCGAGGGAGCACTGTTCATCGATCGCACCCAGGCCTTCCACGCCCAGCCGCCCCCGGTGCCCATCAAAAGCACCGTCGGCGCGGGGGATGCCATGGTGGCGGGCACCGTAGCGGGGCTGGTCAGCGGCCAGTCGTTGTGGGAGTGCGCCAGCCTGGGCACCGCCTTCTCCATGGGAGCACTGGGGGAGATCGGGCCGAGGCTACCGCCAATGGAGAAAATTCTCGCCATGCAAAAGCTCGTCACCGTCCGGGAGGTCAGCTGATCCCCACCCCTACCCCTCGTACGGGCGCACCGCAGTGCGCCCCAACTCATCCATCGCTAAAATCCAAAACCCAAAATCTAAAATCCAAAAGCCAAAAACGCCCATGACCAAAATTGTTGCCATCACCGCCAGCCCCGCTGGCGAGGCCCATACCCAGATGGCGGCGGAAGCCCTCCGCCGCACCGCCCAGGCCCTCGGCCATGAGATTCTTGTCGAAGCCCAGGGGGGCAATGTCGTCACCGCCCTTGGCGACGAGGCTATTGCCCAGGCT contains:
- a CDS encoding ATP-dependent 6-phosphofructokinase; translation: MTPIQRIGILTSGGDCPGLNAVIRAVVKCANRRGWDVIGIPYSTDGFLQVVDGKYEPDHLRLTDHGYDIPGILQGLDVLQFLSGTILGSLNKGHPEGPEKVAKILQGYEKLNLDALIAIGGDGSLDIIYDLAQRGGWNLIGIPKTIDNDVPFTEKSIGFNTAVQTVNSALYDLTFTAASHDRVMVVEVMGRDAGHLALHGGIAGGADVILIPELVPDLNPLVVTQICQHIAELRQRGRKFALVVVAEGVHGEGGQPMHLIGESLATAISDRSRTLCQTGDSAYCDMDQVETRAMVLGHIQRSGIPTASDRLLASAFGRKAVDLIAEGRYNRMVVWEAGRVRSKDLHHVIATVRDCHQRGVCPSPVETDSTMVKVARSLGIYVGDPDTLPDPKAVMAELPELQGVSALA
- the ptsP gene encoding phosphoenolpyruvate--protein phosphotransferase encodes the protein MINLTPQDVRLKATAQGKDAAIRQVGELLVANGRIQPGYVESMLARETQANTYLGNGIAIPHGQPAQRDLIVTTGIAVLQVPAGVEWNPGEMVHLVVGIAAKSDEHLQILTNLTHVLDDPAAVRALVETKDAQVICDRLTGQSTATKTLDTEGFDQFVDVTIDAPTGLHARPATVFADLAKSFSAEVRVRYGDQVANGKSLMSLLKLGVEKDGVVRVLARGSDASEALTALQQAVEDGLEEEDESAASPALELPVLELESPAVAGVAASPGLAIAPLHRFRHTRLEFAETAEDAAAEQDRLRDAIALADMDLTELYTTIKERSGKAKAAIFQAHREFLADPELQQDALDRIPPHHSAPWAWQQVIEARAKELESLADPVLSGRAADVRDVGQRVLARLVGGGDAEAGLPDHPVILIADDLAPSDTAGLNPEKIHGFCTAAGGATSHTAIIARSLNIPAVAGTGVEILDLPEGATAILDGDGGQLYPHPTEADLAKARQAQVERAQLRDVEQQTRFQPAITTDGHRIEVVANIGGPAEAAPAINAGAEGVGLLRTEFLFLNRSAPPSEEEQYEALRQMTDALNGLPLIVRTLDIGGDKHVPYLNQPAEDNPFLGIRGLRLCLERTDLFETQLRAILRAAWGSYIRVMFPMVATLEDIRAAKTVLESVRAATDGPPVEVGMMVEVPSAVLMAAEFAQEVDFFSVGTNDLTQYLLAMDRGHPTLAKQADALHPAVLRAIAQTVQGAERSGKWVGVCGGLAGDPQGAAILAGLGVKELSMDIPSIPKVKARLRGASMKQMRRLAQRALTCRTAEEVRAL
- a CDS encoding pentapeptide repeat-containing protein; the encoded protein is MAQTSHSQPISAQASAERVPRRLAASHSLAWRRLAAWGLELGLVAGSVALPWSLGEVVRSRPALETVPLNPGLVAVQNAIARPLGLPRQRLVTEVPPVTNLLWFGALVLPVAVAGTQIHGLITRGKTWPKGWLGLRVVAIDRSELGMGPILGREAGRWGVPALGAYGLWLASGAFPSLPWLGGAALICGIGAAALGQSRSWQRAWYDRLAGTEVVSLRGGLMPARYSPEQDTDEADDGDDFSVLTLPNRPLLGLTTEEHGGLTAIVLSPAESAQVLGPRGWRQHLPVVGGVLAGTVVLAGLGAFWLDRRLPPISGDRDALFLALVENLSQNATSFSDRQAAALALASTEDPRAVPLLVDMLAQTQDPSLLDTLQQALVTLGPQAIPHLQRLNLALANDLLALPQDQQLGPQLRQRTVKRTLAKILVLHSGNLNQVDLSGTNLGYVIESPDAFTLVLEQQHLAGVVWRNAVLSGARFRKAKFFAPGADGRRDTFDDWITDFSGSDLTEASLVAAQLRHTVFRNTSLLRANLSNSIAPYADFSQANASSAWFIAADVSHGVFDRTSLVGADLTDANLTQASLVEARLRQATLMATQLAQADLTRAELSEANLSEANLAGATLKQANLSSSWLREADLSGANLENANLSGANLAGVVLSGANLSGVNLAGAQFSPSQLSPVEGFVMTLAEPDTGSALVGVDFSKALNLQVDQLEYICLQGGIHPACPR
- a CDS encoding DUF5671 domain-containing protein, which codes for MSTDMPPLPESRSELVEFILLARDRGASDEFIGKLLRDYGWPSREVERAFFEVYEGLLGRPIPTPRGTSGELARDAFFYLLAFVTLGIWIQALGEMGFIFINHLIPDSLNTYYGDPSWQMAFALARLIVAYPVYLGLMRQINRDLATYREKHFSGVRKWLTYLTLLVAALIAIGGVIAFLTSFLRGELTPRFLLKVLVVLVLDGGVLWYYFDWIRRKPGSKGLRVTVDG
- a CDS encoding bifunctional 4-hydroxy-2-oxoglutarate aldolase/2-dehydro-3-deoxy-phosphogluconate aldolase, whose product is MDRDSFLALLRQHRAIAVIRAADVNVGLQQAQAAAAGGLRLIEITWNSASPEDLVHKLRHYLPHCTVGIGTALCPGDLRDAAAAGAQFCFCPHTDPELIHLAQDLHIPLVPGALTPNEIVAAWRAGAAAVKVFPISAVGGASYIRSLRGPLGHIPLVPTGGVSVDSAASLIQAGAIAVGLSSELFPRSAVAAEDWGHISQLSSHLNHSLTHPV
- the pfkB gene encoding 1-phosphofructokinase, coding for MTNPLRTHRIATVTLNPAIDQTVSIPNFAANAVNRVAWKQDNAGGKGVNVASFLAEAGHRVSVSGFLGRENDAPFKTLFHQKHIGDHFVYLPGETRINIKIVDDAQGQVTDINYPGQAPTHQDVDGLRSVIHALVGHCDWFVFSGSVPANVSTEIYDELIGPLKAQGKTVVLDTSGDALRFGLPAKPDLIKPNQAELEEVLNTRLESHGAIVAAARELIGSGIRYVVVSMGAEGALFIDRTQAFHAQPPPVPIKSTVGAGDAMVAGTVAGLVSGQSLWECASLGTAFSMGALGEIGPRLPPMEKILAMQKLVTVREVS
- a CDS encoding DUF565 domain-containing protein gives rise to the protein MQRTRLSTLIDDLGDQLSLWLINPWRRVSLVLISLLLGYFFAVSIAAIAGQAAVQDTVVSVFLVLGAEFASWLVYSRRWRDPDLLRKVPKPLWLDCVNSFKIGAMYALCVEAFKLGS